The following proteins come from a genomic window of Streptomyces sp. NBC_00539:
- a CDS encoding carbohydrate ABC transporter permease: protein MSSSAVQVVLLLVALVWITPLAGLFLSSLRSERDNASDGWWNVFADPSQLSLDNYTALLRDSGIAAAFGNTVLISVPTTVLVVAVAALAGYAFAWLDFPGRDGIFLVVVGLLVVPVQIGLLPVAKLFGAVSLFGTIPGVVLFHVAYGLPFAVFLLRNYFAEIPREMLEAARMDGGTEWRIFSRLVLPLGRPAIASLAIFQFLWVWNDMLVALLFADSGSQPLTVALQSQMRQFGSNIGVLAPGAFLSLVVPLIVFFAFQRHFVQGVMAGSVK, encoded by the coding sequence ATGAGCAGCTCGGCCGTCCAGGTAGTGCTGCTCCTGGTCGCCCTGGTGTGGATCACCCCGCTGGCCGGTCTGTTCCTGTCCTCGCTGCGCTCGGAACGTGACAACGCCTCCGACGGCTGGTGGAACGTGTTCGCCGACCCGTCCCAGCTGTCCCTGGACAACTACACCGCCCTGTTGCGGGACTCCGGCATCGCGGCGGCCTTCGGGAACACCGTCCTGATCTCGGTACCCACCACCGTCCTGGTGGTGGCCGTCGCGGCCCTCGCCGGGTACGCGTTCGCGTGGCTGGACTTCCCCGGCCGGGACGGCATCTTCCTCGTCGTCGTCGGACTGCTGGTGGTACCCGTGCAGATCGGGCTGCTGCCCGTGGCCAAACTCTTCGGCGCGGTGAGCCTGTTCGGCACCATCCCGGGAGTCGTCCTCTTCCACGTGGCCTACGGGCTGCCGTTCGCGGTGTTCCTGCTGCGCAACTACTTCGCCGAGATCCCGCGCGAAATGCTGGAGGCCGCCCGGATGGACGGCGGCACCGAATGGCGGATCTTCTCCCGGCTCGTGCTGCCGCTCGGCCGCCCGGCCATCGCGAGCCTGGCCATCTTCCAGTTCCTGTGGGTCTGGAACGACATGCTCGTGGCGCTGCTCTTCGCGGACAGCGGGTCCCAGCCCCTGACGGTCGCCCTCCAGTCGCAGATGCGGCAGTTCGGGAGCAACATCGGCGTCCTCGCCCCGGGCGCGTTCCTGTCCCTGGTGGTCCCGCTGATCGTCTTCTTCGCCTTCCAGCGGCACTTCGTCCAGGGAGTGATGGCGGGCTCGGTGAAGTAG
- a CDS encoding MarR family winged helix-turn-helix transcriptional regulator, translating into MLLSRHQVLVRRERDPERLERSAYLLLSRIDTQGPMSIGELAEAFGLDTSTVNRQTAALLRCGLAERVADPGGGMARKLRITAEGARRLAGDREVNRSCLARVVADWSPEEVRELEDVLVRLNRSAEALEGRHWPRAEEAGEGGALTACPQQAAPPDSAPRAT; encoded by the coding sequence ATGCTGCTCTCGCGGCACCAGGTGCTGGTCCGGCGCGAGCGCGATCCCGAACGCCTGGAGCGGTCGGCGTACCTGCTCCTCAGCCGGATCGACACCCAAGGCCCCATGTCGATCGGAGAGCTGGCAGAGGCGTTCGGGCTCGATACCTCCACCGTGAACCGCCAGACGGCCGCACTGCTGCGCTGCGGACTGGCCGAACGCGTCGCGGACCCGGGCGGCGGCATGGCCCGCAAGCTGCGCATCACCGCCGAAGGTGCGCGCCGGCTCGCCGGGGACCGCGAAGTCAACCGGTCCTGCCTGGCCCGGGTGGTCGCCGACTGGTCCCCTGAGGAGGTGCGGGAGCTGGAGGACGTCCTGGTCCGGCTCAACCGCAGCGCCGAGGCACTCGAAGGACGGCACTGGCCCCGCGCGGAGGAGGCGGGGGAAGGCGGCGCCCTGACCGCGTGCCCCCAGCAGGCGGCCCCGCCGGATTCCGCGCCGCGAGCCACGTAG
- a CDS encoding NADH:flavin oxidoreductase, whose amino-acid sequence MTPTTSTPSRAAEILSRPVTLNGLTVPNRIAMAPMTRMFSPGGVPGEDVQAYYASRAAAGVGLIVTEGTYVGHESAGQSDRVPRFHGEDQLAGWAKVAAAVHEAGGTIVPQLWHIGMVRKQGEAPYADAPAVGPSGIRVDGTEGTGKAMTRADLDDVIGAFADAAAEAERIGFDGVELHGAHGYLLDQFLWERTNRRTDAYGGDAVARTTFAAEIVAAVRERVRADFPVIFRYSQWKQEAYDARLAQTPQELEAILAPLTAAGVDAFHASTRRYWVPEFEGSDLNLAGWTKKLTGRPTITVGSVGLDGDFIRSFAGEGAALGDIDNLLDRMERDEFDMVAVGRALLQDPQWAAKVLGNRFDELQPYDAAALKSLSR is encoded by the coding sequence ATGACCCCCACCACGTCCACCCCCTCCCGCGCTGCCGAGATCCTGTCCCGGCCCGTCACGCTGAACGGCCTGACCGTCCCCAACCGCATCGCGATGGCTCCGATGACGCGGATGTTCTCCCCCGGCGGTGTGCCCGGCGAGGACGTGCAGGCGTACTACGCCAGCCGGGCCGCCGCGGGTGTGGGTCTGATCGTCACCGAGGGCACCTACGTCGGTCACGAGTCCGCCGGACAGAGCGACCGGGTGCCGCGGTTCCACGGCGAGGACCAGCTGGCGGGGTGGGCGAAGGTCGCCGCGGCCGTGCACGAGGCCGGCGGCACGATCGTGCCCCAGCTGTGGCACATAGGCATGGTGCGCAAGCAGGGCGAGGCCCCGTACGCCGACGCGCCTGCCGTCGGCCCCTCCGGCATCCGCGTCGACGGCACCGAGGGGACCGGTAAGGCGATGACCCGCGCCGACCTCGACGACGTCATCGGCGCGTTCGCCGACGCCGCCGCGGAGGCCGAGCGGATCGGCTTCGACGGCGTCGAACTGCACGGCGCCCACGGCTACCTGCTCGACCAGTTCCTGTGGGAGCGGACCAACCGCCGCACCGACGCGTACGGCGGCGACGCGGTGGCCCGTACGACGTTCGCCGCGGAGATCGTGGCGGCGGTCCGCGAGCGCGTCCGGGCCGACTTCCCGGTGATCTTCCGCTACTCGCAGTGGAAGCAGGAGGCCTACGACGCCCGGCTCGCGCAGACCCCGCAGGAGCTGGAGGCGATCCTGGCCCCGCTGACGGCGGCGGGCGTCGACGCGTTCCACGCCTCCACCCGGCGCTACTGGGTCCCGGAGTTCGAGGGCTCGGACCTGAACCTGGCGGGCTGGACCAAGAAGCTCACCGGCCGGCCGACCATCACCGTCGGCTCGGTCGGCCTCGACGGCGACTTCATCCGCTCCTTCGCCGGCGAGGGGGCGGCCCTCGGCGACATCGACAACCTCCTGGACCGCATGGAACGCGACGAGTTCGACATGGTCGCCGTCGGCCGGGCGCTGCTCCAGGACCCGCAGTGGGCGGCGAAGGTCCTCGGAAACCGCTTCGACGAGCTGCAGCCGTACGACGCGGCGGCGCTCAAGTCGCTCAGCCGCTAA
- a CDS encoding thermonuclease family protein: protein MSMLLIRGSFKMTDRARPDGDTLPFVADDVADWKLVPGCAPIVPKADGRVSIRLEAIDALETHYGQKPHEEHQPRDLAHQAADRLLTLVGFESVIRDEDDETVVTVPQSVPGWILTRGSDVHGRCVAFVGKTTPPVYSGYGTALDDDLLRKTANYQLLRLGLVYPTYYAGLPGYLRELLTDASEQARAVGAGLWAAGVDKTTDGATVTGMPSITNDHTGQVILPKLFRRLKDYLDFTPDDPSLDRFRAYLAGAADEYRLLPDTDTLFSGLHHIVEVTADNTVKMTRPVRDIIFTEK from the coding sequence ATGTCCATGCTGCTGATCAGGGGTTCGTTCAAGATGACGGACCGCGCCCGGCCGGACGGGGACACCCTCCCGTTCGTCGCTGACGACGTGGCCGACTGGAAGCTCGTACCCGGCTGCGCACCGATCGTGCCCAAGGCCGACGGCCGCGTCAGCATCCGGCTCGAAGCCATCGACGCGCTGGAGACCCACTACGGCCAGAAGCCGCACGAGGAGCACCAGCCGCGCGACCTGGCGCACCAGGCCGCGGACCGGCTGCTGACCCTCGTCGGCTTCGAATCCGTCATCCGCGACGAGGACGACGAGACCGTCGTCACCGTGCCCCAGAGCGTGCCCGGCTGGATCCTCACCCGGGGCAGTGACGTCCACGGCCGGTGCGTGGCCTTCGTCGGCAAGACCACACCGCCCGTGTACAGCGGCTACGGGACGGCCCTCGACGACGATCTGCTGAGGAAGACCGCCAACTACCAGTTGCTCCGGCTCGGCTTGGTCTACCCGACGTACTACGCCGGCCTGCCCGGGTACCTGCGCGAGCTGCTCACCGACGCCTCGGAACAGGCACGGGCGGTCGGGGCGGGCCTGTGGGCCGCCGGTGTCGACAAGACCACCGACGGGGCCACCGTGACCGGAATGCCGTCGATCACGAACGACCACACCGGACAGGTGATCCTGCCGAAGCTGTTCCGCCGCCTCAAGGACTACCTGGACTTCACCCCGGACGATCCGTCGTTGGACCGCTTCCGGGCGTACCTGGCCGGCGCCGCCGACGAATACCGCCTCCTGCCGGACACCGACACGCTCTTCAGCGGCCTGCACCACATCGTCGAGGTCACCGCCGACAACACCGTGAAGATGACCCGCCCGGTCAGGGACATCATCTTCACGGAGAAGTGA
- a CDS encoding ABC transporter permease, translating into MADTLTARAAADPRRRAHNRRRRLAVVFVLPALLLLGALVVYPVVFSFCRSLFDASGNHFVGAGNYVAIVHDPATLKAIRNSALWVVVAPTLLTGLGLMLAVLTEKVRWATAFKLTLFLPMAVSFLAAGIVFRLAYEQDPGRGVLNAVVVGVHDTFEDPAAYPTARVREGQALTGNAGGPYSTARAVRPGGSVNLGLVGVAPDAVPAAAEPAAAAAPGPDGIGGVVYLDFAPGGSGAPGQVDPGEKGLPGVTVEAVRDGRTAATATSAADGSFRFTGLADGEYVLRLPAANFAAPYQGVNWLGPALVTPAIIGSYLWVWTGFAMVLIGAGLAAIPRDALEAARMDGATEGQIFRKITVPLLAPVLTVVFVTLVINVMKVFDLVYIIAPGPVQEEANVLATRMWLVSFGGGNNQGLGSALSVVLLLLVVPAMVFNIRRFRRSAA; encoded by the coding sequence ATGGCTGACACCCTGACCGCCCGCGCCGCGGCCGATCCCCGGCGCCGGGCCCACAACAGGAGGCGCCGCCTCGCGGTCGTCTTCGTACTGCCGGCCCTGCTCCTGCTCGGCGCGCTGGTCGTCTACCCGGTCGTCTTCTCCTTCTGCCGCAGTCTCTTCGACGCCAGCGGCAACCATTTCGTCGGAGCCGGGAACTACGTGGCGATCGTCCACGATCCGGCCACCCTCAAAGCGATCCGCAACAGCGCCCTATGGGTCGTCGTCGCTCCGACCCTGCTGACCGGACTCGGTCTGATGCTCGCCGTGCTCACCGAGAAGGTGCGCTGGGCGACCGCGTTCAAACTGACGCTCTTCCTGCCGATGGCCGTCTCCTTCCTCGCCGCGGGCATCGTCTTCAGGCTCGCCTACGAGCAGGATCCGGGCCGGGGTGTGCTCAACGCGGTCGTCGTCGGCGTACACGACACCTTCGAGGACCCCGCCGCCTATCCGACGGCCCGTGTACGCGAGGGCCAGGCCCTGACGGGGAACGCGGGCGGCCCCTACAGCACGGCGAGAGCGGTGCGCCCCGGAGGCTCGGTCAACCTCGGCCTCGTCGGTGTGGCACCCGACGCGGTGCCCGCCGCAGCGGAGCCGGCTGCTGCCGCGGCGCCCGGCCCCGACGGCATCGGGGGCGTGGTCTACCTCGACTTCGCCCCCGGCGGCTCCGGAGCGCCGGGCCAGGTGGACCCGGGCGAGAAGGGCCTGCCCGGCGTGACGGTCGAGGCTGTACGGGACGGCCGCACGGCCGCGACCGCCACCTCCGCCGCCGACGGCTCCTTCCGCTTCACCGGGCTGGCCGACGGCGAGTACGTCCTGCGCCTGCCCGCGGCCAATTTCGCGGCCCCGTACCAAGGAGTGAACTGGCTCGGGCCGGCGCTGGTGACGCCGGCCATCATCGGCTCCTACCTATGGGTGTGGACCGGTTTCGCCATGGTTCTGATCGGGGCCGGGCTCGCCGCCATCCCGCGCGACGCGCTGGAGGCCGCGCGGATGGACGGCGCCACGGAGGGCCAGATCTTCCGCAAGATCACCGTGCCGCTCCTCGCGCCGGTGCTCACCGTCGTCTTCGTCACGCTCGTGATCAACGTGATGAAGGTCTTCGACCTCGTGTACATCATCGCGCCCGGACCCGTGCAGGAAGAAGCGAACGTGCTGGCCACGCGCATGTGGCTGGTCTCCTTCGGCGGTGGCAACAACCAGGGCCTCGGAAGCGCGCTCAGCGTGGTGCTCCTCCTGCTGGTCGTCCCGGCGATGGTCTTCAACATCCGGCGCTTCCGAAGGAGTGCGGCATGA
- a CDS encoding glycoside hydrolase family 13 protein, whose amino-acid sequence MLSTLPADTGRPSRTATTPDSWWRDAVIYQVYVRSFLDSTGDGIGDLAGVRAGLPYLRKLGVDGIWLSPFYPSPQHDHGYDVADYCGVDPVYGDLAEFDRLVADARRLGLKLLLDIVPNHCSSEHPWFREALAAEPGSPMRSRFHFAPGRGPDGERPPNNWRAMFGGPAWSRTTGRDGTPGEWYLHLFTPEQPDWNWRDPAVGDEFERVLRFWLDRGVDGFRIDVAAGLFKHPDLPDSDDPGADERARDSVNQLAWNRPEVHGVWRRWRSVCEEYTALDGRERLLVGEVSVPTAREHAEYVRPDELHQAFFFDLLSAPWDADAFRSTITEAMRDIAGTGSTVTWVLNNHDQVRTVTRYAGEPGVEGSGLGAARARAAALLMLALPGAAYVYQGEELGLPEVLDLPDEVLTDPIWRRTGSRKRVRDGCRVPLPWSGHASPFGFSQGAAGAKPWLPQPEWFAEHATDRALADTRSFWHLYRDGLQLRRSLPQLGDGTLRWLDTPPQMLAIARGDGLVCAVNFGTQAMPAPVPGTPLLASGPCPDGVLPAATAAWWTSECPAP is encoded by the coding sequence ATGCTCAGCACCCTTCCGGCCGACACCGGCCGCCCCTCCCGCACTGCCACCACCCCCGACTCCTGGTGGCGCGACGCGGTGATCTACCAGGTCTACGTCCGCAGCTTCCTCGACAGCACCGGGGACGGGATCGGCGACCTGGCCGGCGTACGGGCCGGACTTCCCTACCTCCGGAAGCTCGGTGTCGACGGCATCTGGCTCAGCCCCTTCTACCCGTCGCCGCAGCACGACCACGGCTACGACGTGGCCGACTACTGCGGCGTCGACCCCGTGTACGGCGACCTCGCCGAATTCGACCGGCTGGTGGCCGATGCCCGCCGCCTCGGCCTCAAGCTCCTGCTCGACATCGTCCCCAACCACTGCTCCAGCGAGCACCCGTGGTTCCGCGAGGCCCTCGCCGCGGAACCCGGCAGCCCCATGCGTTCGCGTTTCCACTTCGCGCCCGGCCGCGGCCCGGACGGTGAGCGGCCGCCCAACAACTGGCGCGCCATGTTCGGAGGCCCCGCCTGGAGCCGGACCACCGGGCGCGACGGCACCCCGGGGGAGTGGTACCTGCACCTGTTCACCCCCGAGCAGCCCGACTGGAACTGGCGCGACCCGGCCGTGGGCGACGAGTTCGAGCGCGTGCTGCGCTTCTGGCTGGACCGCGGTGTCGACGGCTTCCGCATCGACGTCGCCGCAGGGCTGTTCAAGCACCCCGACCTGCCCGACTCGGACGACCCCGGGGCCGACGAGCGGGCCCGCGACTCCGTCAACCAGCTCGCCTGGAACCGGCCCGAGGTCCACGGCGTGTGGCGCCGCTGGCGCTCGGTGTGCGAGGAGTACACCGCCTTGGACGGCCGCGAGCGGCTGCTGGTCGGCGAGGTGTCCGTCCCGACGGCGCGCGAACACGCCGAGTACGTCCGGCCCGACGAACTCCACCAGGCGTTCTTCTTCGACCTGCTCAGCGCCCCGTGGGACGCGGACGCCTTCCGTTCGACGATCACCGAGGCGATGCGCGACATCGCCGGCACCGGCTCCACCGTCACCTGGGTGCTCAACAACCACGACCAGGTCCGCACCGTCACCCGCTACGCGGGCGAGCCCGGGGTGGAAGGCAGTGGGCTGGGAGCCGCCCGTGCCCGCGCCGCCGCCCTGCTGATGCTCGCCCTGCCCGGCGCGGCCTACGTCTACCAGGGGGAGGAGCTCGGCCTGCCCGAGGTCCTCGACCTGCCCGACGAGGTCCTGACCGACCCGATCTGGCGCCGTACCGGCAGCCGCAAGCGGGTCCGGGACGGCTGCCGGGTGCCACTGCCCTGGTCGGGTCACGCCTCCCCGTTCGGCTTCAGCCAGGGTGCGGCCGGCGCCAAGCCGTGGCTGCCGCAACCGGAGTGGTTCGCCGAGCACGCCACCGACCGCGCCCTGGCGGACACCCGTTCCTTCTGGCACCTCTACCGCGACGGCCTCCAGCTGCGGCGCAGCCTGCCGCAGCTCGGCGACGGCACCCTGCGCTGGCTCGACACGCCCCCGCAGATGCTGGCCATCGCCCGGGGCGACGGCCTGGTCTGCGCGGTCAACTTCGGCACGCAGGCGATGCCCGCCCCCGTCCCGGGGACCCCGTTGCTCGCCAGCGGACCCTGCCCGGACGGAGTGCTCCCGGCGGCGACGGCCGCCTGGTGGACGTCGGAGTGCCCAGCCCCGTGA
- a CDS encoding TetR/AcrR family transcriptional regulator has protein sequence MRQDRRRLSANDWTEAALTALGEGGVPAVAVEPLAARLGTTKGSFYWHFANREALLEAALSLWEQRFTEATISAVAAEPDPAARLRMLFTRVSRDAEHSPVSVSVLASAGHELVGPVVRRVMERRMSYVIGLFEEVGFPPEVALQRAVLGLTAHVGHSQLAVRLPGLLPLGTEDRLDGYIDAAVELLLHDAPGPKR, from the coding sequence ATGAGACAAGATCGTCGACGGTTGTCCGCGAACGACTGGACGGAAGCCGCGCTGACCGCCCTCGGTGAAGGCGGGGTCCCCGCCGTCGCGGTGGAGCCGCTCGCGGCCCGCCTCGGCACCACCAAGGGCAGCTTCTACTGGCACTTCGCGAATCGAGAGGCGCTCCTCGAGGCGGCGCTTTCCCTGTGGGAACAGCGCTTCACCGAGGCGACCATCTCCGCCGTCGCAGCCGAACCCGATCCGGCAGCCCGGCTGCGGATGCTCTTCACCCGTGTGAGCAGGGATGCGGAACACAGCCCCGTCTCCGTCAGCGTGCTCGCCTCGGCCGGCCATGAACTCGTCGGGCCCGTCGTGCGGCGCGTGATGGAACGGCGGATGTCCTACGTCATCGGCCTCTTCGAAGAGGTCGGCTTCCCGCCCGAGGTGGCCCTCCAACGGGCCGTTCTGGGGCTCACGGCCCATGTCGGGCACAGCCAGCTGGCCGTGCGGCTACCCGGGCTGCTCCCCCTCGGCACGGAGGACCGGCTCGACGGCTACATCGACGCGGCGGTCGAATTGCTGCTCCACGACGCCCCCGGCCCCAAACGGTAA
- a CDS encoding SRPBCC family protein, with amino-acid sequence MRNIQRRTIEAPASAVGLLLDRLGSAQDRLWPARTWSPLRLDAGLTVGSAGGHGRIRYEVSEYEPGSRVRFTFAPGRGLDGHHEFVVIPEGPARCQVVHTASGRLAGGMRLVWPLAIRWLHEALLADLFDNIEREATGRLVRPARWSPWVRLLRRFFPPTSASTSRRGSDPASGPSDERPSES; translated from the coding sequence ATGCGCAATATCCAGCGCCGCACCATCGAGGCACCAGCATCCGCGGTGGGGCTGCTTCTCGACCGCCTCGGCAGCGCGCAGGACCGCCTGTGGCCGGCGCGCACCTGGTCGCCACTGCGGCTCGACGCCGGACTGACCGTCGGCTCGGCCGGGGGACACGGCAGGATCCGCTACGAGGTCAGCGAGTACGAGCCCGGCAGCCGGGTCCGCTTCACCTTCGCCCCTGGGCGTGGTCTGGACGGTCACCACGAATTCGTCGTCATCCCCGAGGGGCCGGCACGCTGCCAGGTCGTCCACACGGCATCCGGGCGCCTGGCCGGGGGAATGCGCCTGGTCTGGCCGCTCGCGATCCGCTGGCTCCACGAGGCCCTCCTCGCCGACCTGTTCGACAACATCGAGCGGGAGGCCACGGGCCGCCTCGTCCGGCCCGCCCGCTGGTCCCCCTGGGTCCGTCTGCTCCGCCGCTTCTTCCCTCCGACCTCAGCCTCGACCAGCCGCCGCGGCTCTGATCCGGCGTCCGGGCCGAGTGACGAACGCCCGAGCGAGTCATGA
- a CDS encoding ABC transporter substrate-binding protein codes for MRRPGKTTRRTAATASAALALALGATACGGTTAPASGGELSGQTVTVAGVWTGSEQKNFKKVLDAFTEKTGAKTVFVPSGDNVSTFVGSKIEGGNAPDVVMIPQVGVLQQFAKAGWLQPLSDQAARTAGSTLPPVWKDYGTVDGTYYGLYFKAAHKSTVWYAPDAFTQAGVSEPKSYADLLKAGRTLADSGRPAFAVAGEDGWTLTDWFENIYLSQAGPEKYDQLAQHKLKWTDDSVVKALTTLGELFKDKQLVAGGAETALRTDFPSSVEQVFGPQPKAGMVYEGDFVGGVAKDQFGKKPGQDAKFFPFPAVDGGKAPVVSGGDAAVVLKAGKNGKAGMSLLEFLAGPEAAEVWAGAGGFLSPNTKVDFGAYGDDTTRSTARSLVAAGNTVRFDMSDQAPAAFGGTKGAGEWKLLQDFLRDPSDPQGTAAKLETEAAKAYGN; via the coding sequence ATGCGACGACCCGGCAAGACGACCCGACGGACCGCCGCCACCGCGTCGGCGGCCCTCGCCCTCGCCCTCGGAGCCACCGCCTGCGGCGGCACCACCGCACCCGCGAGCGGCGGCGAACTCAGCGGCCAGACCGTGACCGTGGCGGGTGTCTGGACGGGCAGCGAACAGAAGAACTTCAAGAAGGTCCTGGACGCCTTCACCGAGAAGACGGGCGCCAAGACGGTCTTCGTCCCCTCCGGCGACAACGTCTCCACCTTCGTCGGAAGCAAGATCGAGGGCGGAAACGCGCCCGACGTGGTGATGATCCCCCAGGTGGGCGTGCTCCAGCAGTTCGCGAAGGCCGGCTGGCTCCAGCCCTTGTCCGACCAGGCCGCCCGGACGGCCGGCTCCACCCTTCCCCCGGTCTGGAAGGACTACGGAACCGTCGACGGCACGTACTACGGCCTCTACTTCAAGGCCGCCCACAAGTCCACCGTCTGGTACGCCCCCGACGCCTTCACCCAGGCCGGAGTCAGTGAGCCCAAGAGCTACGCCGATCTGCTGAAGGCCGGCCGTACCCTCGCCGACTCCGGCCGCCCGGCCTTCGCCGTGGCAGGCGAGGACGGATGGACCCTCACCGACTGGTTCGAGAACATATACCTCTCCCAGGCAGGTCCGGAGAAGTACGACCAGCTCGCCCAGCACAAGCTCAAGTGGACCGACGACAGCGTCGTGAAGGCCCTCACCACCCTCGGCGAACTGTTCAAGGACAAGCAACTCGTCGCCGGCGGCGCCGAGACGGCGCTGCGCACCGACTTCCCCTCCTCGGTCGAGCAGGTATTCGGGCCCCAGCCCAAGGCCGGCATGGTGTACGAGGGCGACTTCGTCGGGGGCGTGGCCAAGGACCAGTTCGGCAAGAAGCCGGGGCAGGACGCCAAGTTCTTCCCGTTCCCGGCGGTCGACGGAGGCAAGGCACCCGTCGTCAGCGGCGGTGACGCCGCAGTCGTCCTCAAGGCGGGGAAGAACGGCAAGGCGGGCATGAGCCTGCTCGAGTTCCTGGCGGGCCCCGAGGCCGCCGAGGTCTGGGCCGGCGCGGGCGGCTTCCTGTCCCCCAACACCAAGGTCGACTTCGGCGCGTACGGCGACGACACCACCCGCAGCACCGCCCGGTCGCTCGTCGCGGCGGGCAACACGGTCCGCTTCGACATGTCCGACCAGGCCCCGGCGGCGTTCGGCGGCACCAAGGGGGCGGGCGAGTGGAAGCTCCTCCAGGACTTCCTGCGCGACCCTTCCGACCCGCAGGGCACGGCCGCGAAGCTCGAGACCGAAGCCGCCAAGGCGTACGGGAACTGA
- a CDS encoding ABC transporter substrate-binding protein — protein MRWTRAAGRALLVVAVVLAGYAGFGVGAPDGVASGGRGPMTLATAGDLTGYLSPLLDDWNAGHPGERVTLVELPDSADETRAQMISELRSGGNRFDLLNIDVAWTSEFAAAGWISPLDRARFPLDAFLRPVVDTATFDGRLYAVPYVTNAGLLYYRKDVLDEEGEQPPRTWADLIRQARTIAPKHGLDGYAGQFLPYEGLTVNVTEAVNSAGGSILRDDGARVTVDSGAARVGLRFLADGVRDGWISRDALGYKEEESRQAFQDGRLLFLRNWPYVYADAGAAGSKVAGRFGVVPLPGPDGPGSSVLGGSNLAVSSRSRHPASAADLISYLTSERVQRKVLTEGSLPPVRAALYEDPELLRAYPYLATLRQSVLSAVPRPKSARYDQVSLAVQAVAQDLMARRETPDQAAARLARELDGVSRTG, from the coding sequence ATGCGGTGGACGCGTGCCGCGGGTAGGGCTCTCCTGGTCGTGGCGGTGGTGCTGGCGGGGTACGCCGGGTTCGGTGTCGGTGCGCCCGACGGCGTGGCCTCCGGCGGCCGCGGTCCCATGACGCTCGCCACTGCGGGCGACCTCACCGGTTACCTCTCCCCGCTGCTCGACGACTGGAACGCCGGGCACCCCGGCGAGCGCGTCACGCTGGTCGAACTGCCCGACTCGGCCGACGAGACGCGCGCCCAGATGATCAGCGAACTGCGGTCGGGCGGCAACCGCTTCGACCTGCTGAACATCGACGTCGCCTGGACGTCCGAGTTCGCCGCGGCCGGATGGATCTCCCCGCTCGACCGCGCCCGCTTCCCGCTGGACGCGTTCTTGCGGCCGGTGGTCGACACCGCCACCTTCGACGGCAGGCTGTACGCGGTCCCGTACGTCACCAACGCGGGACTGCTCTACTACCGCAAGGACGTGCTGGACGAGGAAGGCGAACAGCCACCGCGCACCTGGGCCGACCTGATCCGCCAGGCGCGCACGATCGCCCCGAAGCACGGACTGGACGGGTACGCCGGCCAGTTCCTGCCGTACGAGGGGCTCACCGTCAACGTCACCGAGGCGGTCAACTCGGCGGGCGGTTCGATCCTGCGCGACGACGGGGCCCGCGTAACGGTCGACTCCGGCGCGGCACGCGTCGGGCTGCGGTTCCTCGCGGACGGCGTCCGGGACGGCTGGATCTCCCGGGACGCGCTCGGCTACAAGGAGGAGGAGTCCCGGCAGGCGTTCCAGGACGGCCGTCTGCTCTTCCTGCGGAACTGGCCCTACGTCTACGCCGACGCCGGCGCGGCGGGGTCGAAGGTCGCGGGCAGGTTCGGCGTGGTGCCGCTGCCCGGGCCGGACGGGCCCGGCTCCAGTGTGCTGGGCGGCTCCAACCTGGCCGTCAGCAGCCGCTCCCGGCATCCGGCCTCGGCGGCCGATCTGATCTCCTACCTGACGAGCGAACGGGTCCAGCGCAAGGTGCTGACCGAGGGCTCGCTCCCACCGGTGCGCGCCGCGCTCTACGAGGACCCCGAGCTGCTCCGCGCCTATCCCTACCTGGCCACGCTCCGCCAGAGCGTGCTGTCGGCGGTGCCGCGCCCGAAGAGCGCCCGCTACGACCAGGTGAGCCTGGCCGTACAGGCCGTGGCGCAGGACCTGATGGCGCGGCGCGAGACGCCTGACCAGGCGGCGGCGAGGCTTGCGCGCGAGCTCGACGGCGTTTCCCGGACCGGCTGA